tgagcagccctgattctaatcgctcaactattgattgcctgggccccaagctctggaactccctccctaaacctccccgcctctccatctcactttcctccttcaagatgccccttaaaacctccctccttcactgcgctaatttctacttatgcggctcggtgtcaaatttttaatctcgcaaagctcctgtgaagtaccttgggaacaCTTGACcacattaacggtgctatataaatgcacagtaTTGTTGTCATCTGTCAGGTTCCAGATTCACAATAAACATCAATGAGCTGTGTCAGGAATTGAATGCGTTGAAGGTAAATTACTATCCCTCTGTAAAACGGAACACAAAGTACCGTTTTAATCTTCTGGAACAGGTGAATGTGAACACACCCTGCCTTCCAAGAATGCTCACGGGGAATGTTATCAATAATGTATAATTCTGAAACACAATAAAAACACCGTTGcgattggccgccgcgtttcctacgttacaaccacTTCAAAAAACGACATAACTGCCTGTgcagtctggtggtcatgaaaagccaCGCTTTATTTTTGGAGAATATATTGATTTAATGCAACATGTACAGCGCAAATAGCACTTCTCATATCAGCCATTCAGTTGAAGAAATGAAGGTTTCTAGGACTCAGGGTGTTGGGACTGGAGAATGCCCTTCACTCTGTAGTGGCGAGGCTTTCGAATGCAGACCCCTCGATGGAGCACTTTCATCCTTCTCTTGTACAGTTTCAAGTTCAGGTTCCGCCGTCCAATCGGGCGGTGCGAGTGAAGGCGAGCTCCCGAGAACCACCTTCTCAGCCGACTGTGCTGTGTCCAGCCCCTGCTCCGAAGTCTCCTCCACTTGCTGTTTCTGGACGGCTTGAATCGGGGCCAAcatctgctgctgctgttgctgttgctgctgttgctgctgctgatgtTGCTCAGGCTCGGTGTTCTCCGCGTCCAGCTTCAAATTGTGTCGGTAGGCTGCCTCAATCTCCTGCAGCTCAGCCTGCAAATACTGCTGGAGAGCTTGCTCCTTCGCCGCCGCCTCGGCCTCCAGGTCCAGCTGCTTCCCGTCCAGCTCGCTCCGCAGCTCCAGATCCAGGTTCTTCCTGCATTTGTACAGCGAGTGGGCCAGGTATTCAATGGGGTCCATTGGCCGAAGCTCCGCCAACGCCGCCAGGGTTTCGGTCAGACAGTCGCCCAAAACGGCCCGCAGGTAGTCTGAATCCATCTCCGCCCGAAACTCTCGCACCCGCACCTGTCTTGAAATCCCCTCTTGTTGCTATGGGGACGGGCTTGCCGTAACCAGGGACTCCACAACAAGTGACGtttgaaaagaacataagaacataagaattaggagcaggagtaggccatcgagcccctcgagcctgctccgccattcaacaagatcatggctgatctggccatggactcagctccacttacccaccctctccccgtaacccttaattcccttattggttaaaaatctatctatctgtgacttgaatacattcaatgagctagcctcaactgcttccctgggcagagaattccacagattcacaaccctctgcgagaagaaattccttctcaactcggttttaaattggctcccccgtattttgaggctgtgccccctagttctagtctccccgaccagtggaaacaacctctctgcctctatcttgtctatccctttcattattttaaatgtttctataagatcacccctcatccttctgacctccaacgagtaaagacccagtctactcaatctatcatcataaggtaaccccctcatctccggaatcagcctcgtgaatcgtctctgtaccccctccaaagctagtatatccttccttaagtaaggtgaccaaaactgcacgcagtactccaggtgcggcctcaccaataccctatacagttgcagcaggacctccctgcttttgtactccatccctctcgcaatgaaggccaacattccattcgtcttcctgattacctgctgcacctgcaaactaactttttgggattcatgcacaaggacccccaggtccctctgcaccgcagcatgttgtaatttctccccattcaaataatattcccttttactgttttttttctcaaggtggatgacctcacactttccgacattgtattccatctgccaaaccttagcccattcgcttaacctatctaaatctctttgcagcctctctgtgtcctctacacaacccgttttcccactaatctttgtgtcatctgaaaattttgtcacactacactctgtcccctttcttTATTTCATCGTCATGGGCAGTCTCTCGGAACCAACACTTGCTTctgctctaaaaatgagttcttagggggctgaacagtccaatgcgggaattaactCTCTGTCGCatgtgggacaggtttaccgcacgctccttccgctgcctgcgcttgatttctgcatgctcaaggcgacgagactcgaagtgctcagcacccttccggatgcacttcctccacttagggcggactggtctttggccagggactcccaggtgtcggtggggatgtcgcactttatcagggaggctttgagggtgtccctgtaacgtttcctctgcccacctttggcttgcttgccgtgaaggagttccgagtaggacgcttgctttgggagtctcgtgtcaggcacgcggacaatgtggcccgcccagcggagctgatcgagtgtggtcagtgcttcgatgctggggatgttgggcctggtcgaggacgctaacgttggtgcgcctgtcctcccaggggatttgcagggtctttcggagacatcgttgttggtatctctccagcgacttgaggtgtctactgtacatggtccatgtctctgagccatacaggagggcgggtatcactacagccctgtagaccatgagcttggtggcagatttgagggactgatcttcgaacactcttttcctcaggcggccaaaggctgcattggcgcactggagctgGTGTCGAatctcgtcaatgtctgcttttgttgataaggggctcccgatgtatgggaaatggtccacgttgtccagggccgtgctgtggatcttgatgactggggggggcagtgctgtacggtggggccaggttggtggaggacatttgtctgacaaatgtttagcgtaaggcccatgctttcgtatgcctcagttaagatgtcgactatgccctggagttcagcctctgtatgtgcgcagacgcgtactgtagctcgacgacagaggttggggtggtcttggacctggcctagagatgacgaaggttgaacagattcccattggttctgtagtttagttccactccagcggggagcttgttgactgtgaggtggaacattacCTACACAGTACGAAAGGAACAGTTTGGGTACTTGACTTCTTGAAGACTAAGGATTTATGTATATATTGAAACACCAAATGTTCTGTTTGCTTGCAGTGACTAGTACATTCTGAAGAATTTCTTATAATTAAATTAAGGTGTAACGCAGAATAATATTCTAGTTTATTTGCTACCACTTTTGGTAAGTACTTTTAATACGTTCAAAGTCTGTTCaagggattagaacataagaacataagaattaggaacaggagtaggccatctagcccctcgaacctgctccgccattcaaaaagatcatggctgatctggccgtggactcagctccacttacccgcccgctccccgtaacccttaattcccttattggttaaaaatctatctatctgtgatttgaatacattcaatgagttagcctcaactgcttccttgggcagagaattccacagattcacaaccctctgggaaaagaaattccttctcaactcggttttaaattggctccccccgtattttgaggctgtgccccctagttctagtctccccgaccagtggaaacaacctctccacctctatcttgtctatccctttcattattttgaatgtttctataagatccacccctcatccttctgaactccaacgagtaaagacccagtctactcaatctatcatcataaggtaaccccctcatctccagaatcagcctagtgaatcgtctctgtaccccctccaaagctagtatatccttccttaagtaaggtgaccaaaactgtacgcagtactccaggtgcggcctcaccaataccctgtacagttgcagcaggacctccctgcttttgtactccatccctctcgcaatgaaggccaacattccattcgccttcctgattacctgctgcacctgcaaactaactttaaaGTAATATTAAAGTGAAATATTTCAAATCCCTGTTCAATATCTGATGGACAACAAGGTAACGGCAGGTCTCAAATTAACGAATGTATATTCAGGATAACTTTGTTTCGGAGCTATGTATATTTCAAGTACAGAAAATAAAGGATGTCAGAACGTCCACTGCCCTATACACCACCATCGGTGCCAGGGCTGTAAGCTCGCTGAAACCTGGAGGCGTCCGGACTGCCAtgtaggggctgcctgtcttttaccaggaactcaccagggtctggaacagagtcgacaccgagcgcagttctcccccgtctggagtggcggctgtccttcaggagccgctgctcaggactccgtacctccacgaccgcggttttagatgGCGGTGGataagagggctgtgtttggcgaggtgaccaaggtcagggacctgctcgatggcggaggagcgggctggatggggcCTGAGGAGCAGGCacggcccctatcctgggccggcgtccgccgcgcggccgatgccatcgagtcgctaaaaacagctctgagccccgactccgttaggtgcgtcgaggaggctcaagcacgtggggcgatcccgtccgaactgacccccgtccggacggaatt
The DNA window shown above is from Pristiophorus japonicus isolate sPriJap1 chromosome 19, sPriJap1.hap1, whole genome shotgun sequence and carries:
- the LOC139230328 gene encoding DPY30 domain-containing protein 1-like produces the protein MDSDYLRAVLGDCLTETLAALAELRPMDPIEYLAHSLYKCRKNLDLELRSELDGKQLDLEAEAAAKEQALQQYLQAELQEIEAAYRHNLKLDAENTEPEQHQQQQQQQQQQQQQMLAPIQAVQKQQVEETSEQGLDTAQSAEKVVLGSSPSLAPPDWTAEPELETVQEKDESAPSRGLHSKASPLQSEGHSPVPTP